From Gemmatimonadota bacterium, a single genomic window includes:
- a CDS encoding zf-HC2 domain-containing protein translates to MLRHPTFRQLNRYADGELGEPRRARVAGHLAGCARCRGTVSFVRELREAARTLPVPALPQDALDRIRARRAAGERVILPLADPQPARPTRIYAIAATLALLLAGAVALLTVPELEAEKSELLFFPENARPGELVRVDYRSGALLRDQDRLLLRGRFRTAGDPAHNEALRQLPVSELAPVGGGLYRGSFRLPETAVYGVFAVEDPAGERLDSNGRRLWDLLIPARDGRPAFDALKQRSYDLIPRNWELAFQTAQELRHLYPERAFGWYLAFSFEQAVRSAGTGDSLTEAHRSQFQRFHRQFSGRRDLPPDELASMFFYAVHLGDSAAARYWRERLAGEAPASPAAVQDRAVSIVNRNAESPASLLEELEQLWSQAQPQEQLVVQGLSAARQLRDPRLLLRWADRYQQLLPWKSTWVGSLLMNTPELRAEGERRLRRRIEQLRQVEDEARALDVSVAEYRARSAAEARAALAALGEGLLAADQPRGAVQALESAVATEWDARSFRKLAEARLLAGDTSAALEALARASVDPSAPRALEDSARLLAGRHFDARRWAQWLEQARLDMRSRILARATARPVRHDPRLQDALGNPRSWSQLTGEAVTVVAFWSRFCAPALWQLEPLERLHRAFAGRGIRLLTITAEPPSFEMRK, encoded by the coding sequence ATGCTGAGGCATCCGACGTTTCGGCAGCTCAACCGGTACGCTGATGGGGAACTGGGTGAGCCGCGGCGCGCCCGGGTCGCCGGCCATCTGGCCGGTTGCGCCCGCTGCCGCGGGACCGTCTCGTTCGTTCGAGAGTTGCGCGAGGCGGCGCGCACGCTGCCCGTTCCTGCTCTGCCGCAGGATGCGCTGGACCGCATCCGGGCGAGGCGTGCCGCGGGCGAGCGCGTGATCCTGCCGCTGGCCGACCCGCAGCCCGCGCGGCCGACCCGGATCTACGCGATCGCTGCCACCCTGGCGCTGCTGCTGGCCGGCGCGGTGGCGCTGCTGACCGTGCCCGAGCTCGAAGCGGAGAAGAGCGAGCTCCTCTTCTTCCCCGAGAACGCCCGGCCCGGCGAACTGGTGCGGGTCGATTACCGGAGCGGCGCGCTGCTGCGCGATCAGGACCGGCTGCTCCTCAGGGGCCGCTTCCGTACGGCCGGCGACCCGGCACATAATGAAGCGCTTCGCCAGCTCCCGGTCTCGGAGCTCGCGCCCGTGGGCGGGGGGCTCTACCGCGGGTCGTTCCGCCTGCCCGAAACCGCCGTGTACGGCGTGTTCGCGGTGGAGGACCCGGCGGGCGAACGGCTGGACAGCAACGGCCGCCGCCTCTGGGACCTGCTGATCCCGGCGCGGGACGGGCGCCCCGCCTTCGACGCGCTCAAGCAGCGCAGCTATGACCTGATTCCGCGCAACTGGGAGCTGGCCTTCCAGACCGCGCAGGAGCTGCGGCATTTGTATCCCGAGCGCGCCTTCGGCTGGTACCTGGCTTTTTCTTTCGAGCAGGCGGTGCGCAGCGCCGGTACCGGCGACAGCCTGACGGAAGCCCACCGCTCACAATTCCAGCGCTTCCACAGGCAGTTCTCCGGCCGGCGCGATTTGCCGCCCGATGAGCTGGCATCCATGTTCTTCTACGCCGTGCATCTGGGCGACTCGGCCGCCGCCCGCTACTGGCGGGAGCGCCTGGCCGGGGAAGCACCGGCGTCACCCGCGGCGGTTCAGGATCGCGCGGTTTCCATCGTCAACCGCAACGCGGAAAGCCCCGCTTCTCTTCTCGAAGAGCTGGAGCAGCTCTGGTCGCAAGCGCAGCCCCAAGAGCAGCTGGTAGTGCAGGGGCTGTCGGCCGCGCGCCAGCTCCGCGATCCCCGGCTGCTGCTCCGGTGGGCGGATCGCTACCAGCAGCTTCTGCCCTGGAAGTCCACCTGGGTGGGCTCGCTGCTCATGAACACTCCTGAGCTGCGCGCGGAAGGCGAGCGCCGCCTGCGCCGGCGCATCGAGCAGCTCCGGCAGGTGGAGGACGAAGCGCGGGCTCTCGACGTCTCCGTGGCCGAGTACCGGGCCCGAAGCGCTGCCGAGGCGCGCGCGGCCCTCGCCGCGCTGGGGGAGGGTCTGCTGGCCGCCGACCAGCCGCGCGGCGCCGTCCAGGCGCTCGAGTCCGCCGTCGCCACGGAATGGGACGCGCGCAGCTTTCGCAAGCTGGCGGAGGCCCGGCTCCTGGCAGGCGACACGTCGGCCGCGCTCGAGGCCCTGGCCCGCGCCAGCGTAGACCCGTCCGCACCCCGCGCGCTCGAGGATTCCGCCCGCCTGCTGGCCGGCCGTCACTTCGACGCGCGGCGCTGGGCGCAGTGGCTGGAGCAGGCCCGGCTGGACATGCGTTCGCGAATCCTGGCACGGGCCACCGCGCGCCCGGTTCGCCATGATCCGCGGCTGCAGGACGCGCTCGGCAACCCGCGCTCCTGGAGCCAGCTCACGGGTGAGGCGGTGACCGTGGTGGCCTTCTGGTCCCGGTTCTGCGCCCCCGCCCTCTGGCAGCTCGAGCCGCTCGAGCGACTGCACCGCGCCTTTGCGGGGCGCGGCATCCGGCTCTTGACCATCACGGCGGAACCGCCTTCCTTCGAGATGCGCAAG
- a CDS encoding sigma-70 family RNA polymerase sigma factor, giving the protein MSERHWSAALVEAVRAGAPEALDELYRAYSPLVHRLAYRIIGSAADADDVLQDVFLGLPEALRSYEGRAALGEWIRRVAIRTALMRLRSYERRREDALQGTNYSVTDRSVAGMVDRLALQRALDTLPEELRVVFVLKEMEGYPHAEIAHILGISSSLSEVRLHRARKLLQEYLGR; this is encoded by the coding sequence TTGAGTGAACGCCACTGGAGTGCCGCGCTGGTCGAGGCGGTCCGTGCGGGCGCCCCCGAAGCCCTGGACGAACTGTACCGGGCATACAGCCCGCTGGTGCACCGCCTTGCCTATCGCATCATCGGCTCGGCGGCTGATGCGGACGACGTGCTTCAGGACGTGTTCCTGGGCCTGCCGGAGGCGTTGCGAAGCTATGAGGGTCGCGCAGCGCTGGGGGAGTGGATCAGGCGGGTGGCGATACGGACGGCGTTGATGAGGCTGCGCAGCTACGAACGGCGCCGGGAGGACGCGTTGCAAGGGACAAACTACTCAGTGACGGACCGCTCGGTCGCGGGCATGGTGGACCGTCTGGCGCTGCAGCGGGCGCTGGACACGCTTCCAGAGGAATTGCGCGTGGTGTTCGTGCTGAAGGAGATGGAGGGCTACCCCCACGCGGAGATCGCCCACATCCTGGGCATCTCGAGCAGCCTGTCCGAGGTGCGGCTGCACCGCGCGAGAAAGTTGCTTCAGGAATACTTGGGGAGATGA
- a CDS encoding MarR family transcriptional regulator has product MPQTLQEEIKQTRPFARPEFEALVSVMRTAAVLDHALGDALRPYGLTRRQYNVLRILRGAGEAGLCGRDIGERLVDIVPDVPRLLARLEALGLISRARGPHDRRHVTARLTAMGRELLEQSTPCLNEIALQRFARLDEEVTRALIDGLAVVREHG; this is encoded by the coding sequence ATGCCGCAAACGTTGCAGGAGGAGATCAAGCAGACCCGGCCGTTTGCGCGGCCCGAGTTCGAGGCGTTGGTGAGCGTCATGCGCACGGCCGCCGTGCTTGACCACGCCCTCGGCGACGCGCTCAGGCCCTACGGGCTTACGCGCAGGCAATACAATGTGCTGCGTATCCTGCGCGGTGCGGGCGAGGCTGGACTGTGCGGGCGGGACATCGGGGAGCGGCTCGTCGACATAGTGCCGGATGTGCCGCGGCTGCTGGCGCGGCTGGAGGCGCTGGGGCTGATCAGCCGGGCGAGGGGCCCCCACGACCGGCGGCATGTGACCGCCCGCCTCACCGCCATGGGCCGGGAGCTCCTGGAACAGTCGACCCCCTGTCTCAACGAGATTGCCCTCCAGCGGTTTGCCCGTCTGGACGAGGAGGTCACGCGTGCCTTGATCGACGG